The Pseudomonadota bacterium genome has a window encoding:
- the mreC gene encoding rod shape-determining protein MreC, producing MRKRIQHKQQVKALLVFGIVLTLILILIVTTVGRKKFNSPHKLALEIVGSAQYAVSQVTSGFRSIWEEYIALLNIRDEKRRLEEKIIKLQATNNSYREAVAINARLTNLLEIKEKVSPPTITAQIIGKDPSLWFKTIIIDRGSSEGVHTGMPVVTGEGVIGQVLNTSPHYSKILLAIDPNSAIDGLIQETRVQGMVKGKDNSYEMQYVLKNAVVNEGDQIVTSGLGGVFPKGLPVGTVSKAVKSRRGMFQQIDIIPAVDFSTLEYVIIILTENPLTE from the coding sequence ATGAGAAAAAGAATACAACACAAACAACAGGTCAAAGCCTTACTGGTTTTCGGTATTGTTCTTACCCTAATCCTCATCCTGATTGTTACCACGGTGGGCCGTAAAAAATTCAATTCTCCGCATAAACTTGCTCTGGAAATCGTCGGTAGTGCCCAATATGCCGTTTCGCAGGTGACCTCTGGTTTTCGAAGCATATGGGAAGAGTACATCGCACTCTTGAACATCCGCGATGAAAAAAGACGCCTCGAAGAAAAAATCATTAAATTACAGGCAACCAATAATTCTTATCGCGAAGCAGTTGCAATAAATGCCAGGCTGACAAACCTGCTTGAAATAAAAGAAAAAGTTTCACCACCGACCATTACCGCTCAAATAATCGGCAAAGATCCTTCCCTCTGGTTCAAAACCATAATTATTGATCGCGGCAGCAGCGAAGGAGTACATACAGGCATGCCTGTCGTTACCGGCGAAGGAGTTATCGGGCAGGTATTGAACACCTCTCCACATTATTCCAAAATCCTTCTTGCAATCGATCCCAACAGCGCCATTGACGGACTCATCCAGGAAACAAGGGTCCAGGGCATGGTCAAGGGCAAAGACAACTCCTACGAGATGCAATATGTATTAAAGAATGCCGTTGTCAATGAAGGTGACCAGATTGTCACATCAGGTCTCGGCGGCGTCTTCCCCAAAGGACTTCCCGTCGGAACGGTGAGCAAAGCGGTCAAAAGCAGACGCGGCATGTTTCAGCAGATCGATATTATTCCGGCGGTGGATTTTTCAACCCTTGAATATGTTATAATTATACTGACGGAAAACCCCCTCACCGAGTAA
- the mrdA gene encoding penicillin-binding protein 2, translated as MPRIPTRIRKLDEAELKVLKRRVDVVTAIIIVFIAILISRLWFLQIHRGQDYSKLSENNRVRARDIAAPRGNILDRKGNIVVANRPQFNVVWVREDTPNPDKVIKSLAKILDEDISALLKIVRESADKPRYVPIRLKKDIDWKTLVYIENHKIDLPGVRIEVLPIRDYLFGDLASHLIGYLGEVNPDELKSLQWKGYLGGDQIGKMGVEKLYEDHLHGEKGRKYVEVDALGFEQKQLEAQEPLPGNDVYLTIDHKLQLAAEQAMEGKAGAVIAMEVNTGKILVLASSPPLKLEEFVDGISTTAWKSMLDNPLHPLLNKSIQGQYPPASTYKINTALAALESGAITPKTIFYCSGALKFGNKTYRCWKKSGHGAIDLHRALAESCDVYFYHASQETGIDNIAKYAQSFGLGTKTGINLEHEKPGLIPTSAWKKRKYGESWQDGETLSASIGQGFNLATPLQICQMMAALVNGGILYRPQLVLSVKGLEGESLQSFTPLVDGKILGSPQNIALIREGLVAAVNHPRGTGGAARLKSIKVGGKTGTAQVVGLSQHKDLKEDEIPYKYRDHAWFTAYAPADKPEIAVAVIVEHGGHGGSTAGPIAKKVLKQYFNILSDDADFFPVIETD; from the coding sequence ATGCCACGAATACCCACACGGATAAGAAAATTAGACGAAGCAGAGCTCAAAGTCCTCAAAAGACGGGTAGATGTCGTAACCGCGATTATCATAGTTTTTATCGCGATCCTGATTTCACGCCTCTGGTTTCTGCAGATCCATCGAGGCCAGGATTACAGCAAACTCTCGGAAAACAACCGGGTTCGGGCAAGAGATATTGCTGCGCCGCGAGGAAACATCCTCGACCGCAAAGGTAACATCGTTGTTGCCAACCGGCCGCAGTTCAATGTTGTCTGGGTTCGGGAAGACACCCCGAATCCTGACAAAGTCATCAAAAGCCTTGCCAAAATACTCGACGAAGACATCTCCGCCCTCCTCAAAATTGTGAGAGAAAGCGCCGACAAACCGCGTTATGTCCCAATCCGCCTGAAAAAGGATATTGACTGGAAAACCCTGGTCTATATTGAAAACCACAAAATAGACCTCCCAGGCGTCCGTATCGAAGTTCTGCCGATCCGGGATTACCTTTTCGGCGACCTGGCTTCACACCTCATCGGCTATCTCGGTGAAGTAAATCCGGATGAGCTTAAATCCCTGCAATGGAAGGGATACCTGGGTGGAGACCAGATCGGCAAAATGGGTGTTGAAAAACTCTACGAAGATCATCTGCATGGCGAAAAAGGACGGAAATATGTTGAGGTGGACGCCCTGGGTTTTGAGCAGAAACAGCTCGAAGCCCAGGAACCACTGCCGGGCAATGATGTATATCTGACCATTGATCACAAACTCCAGCTCGCTGCTGAACAGGCAATGGAGGGCAAGGCCGGAGCCGTTATCGCCATGGAAGTAAACACCGGAAAAATCCTTGTTCTTGCCAGCTCTCCTCCGTTAAAGCTTGAGGAGTTTGTCGACGGCATTTCCACAACCGCCTGGAAATCCATGCTCGACAACCCCCTCCATCCCCTTCTCAACAAAAGCATTCAAGGCCAGTATCCGCCCGCCTCAACTTACAAAATCAATACTGCACTCGCCGCCCTTGAATCCGGGGCGATCACTCCAAAAACAATCTTTTACTGTTCCGGCGCCCTGAAATTCGGCAATAAAACCTATCGCTGCTGGAAAAAATCCGGGCATGGGGCGATAGACCTCCATCGGGCCCTGGCTGAATCATGCGACGTCTATTTCTACCATGCCAGCCAGGAAACCGGCATTGACAACATCGCCAAATATGCCCAGAGTTTTGGCCTCGGAACTAAAACCGGCATCAATCTCGAACACGAAAAACCAGGGTTAATCCCCACTTCGGCCTGGAAAAAAAGAAAATATGGCGAATCCTGGCAGGACGGCGAGACTCTTTCCGCATCAATTGGCCAGGGGTTTAATCTCGCCACGCCGTTACAGATATGTCAGATGATGGCTGCACTGGTTAACGGCGGTATTCTCTACCGACCCCAGCTTGTTCTTTCCGTCAAGGGACTTGAAGGGGAAAGCCTGCAGAGTTTCACCCCCCTGGTTGACGGAAAGATTTTGGGCAGCCCGCAAAACATCGCCTTAATCCGCGAGGGACTGGTCGCTGCAGTCAATCATCCTCGCGGCACCGGCGGCGCCGCCCGGCTTAAATCCATAAAAGTCGGCGGCAAAACCGGGACTGCACAGGTCGTAGGCCTGAGTCAGCATAAAGACCTGAAGGAAGATGAAATCCCCTATAAATATCGGGACCATGCGTGGTTTACAGCCTATGCGCCAGCCGACAAACCGGAAATTGCCGTTGCAGTAATCGTCGAACACGGCGGTCACGGAGGTTCAACCGCCGGCCCCATTGCTAAAAAGGTCCTGAAACAGTATTTTAATATCCTATCAGATGATGCGGACTTCTTCCCAGTAATCGAGACAGACTAA
- a CDS encoding rod shape-determining protein, translating into MFPPFNSLFGWLSNDLAIDLGTANTLVFVKGKGIVLREPSVVAVRQDPRGNKVLAVGKEAKMMVGRTPGNIVAIRPIKDGVIADFEVTEAMLRYFINKVHNRRTLVHPRIIISVPSGITQVEKRAVRESAESAGAREVYLIEEPMAAAIGAGLPITEPTANMIVDIGGGTTEVAVISLAGIVYANSVRVAGDKMDEAILHYIKRKHNLAIGEHSAEVIKTTLADVMPEQPYATMDIKGRDLVSGVPKTLTIDANEVRIAISEQVDAIIETVKLALESTPPELSADIVDRGIVLTGGGALLKNLDKRLREETGLPIIIAEDPLSSVVLGSGKALENIDVLKDIMIS; encoded by the coding sequence ATGTTCCCTCCCTTCAATTCGCTTTTCGGATGGCTTTCCAACGACCTTGCCATTGACCTGGGCACCGCCAACACCTTGGTATTCGTCAAGGGTAAAGGCATTGTCCTGCGTGAGCCCTCTGTTGTCGCCGTACGCCAGGACCCCAGGGGCAACAAGGTTCTCGCCGTGGGGAAAGAAGCCAAAATGATGGTGGGTCGCACCCCCGGCAACATCGTGGCCATAAGACCGATTAAAGACGGGGTTATCGCCGATTTTGAAGTCACCGAGGCAATGCTTCGCTATTTTATCAACAAGGTCCACAACCGAAGAACCCTGGTACATCCGCGAATCATTATCAGTGTTCCCTCCGGCATTACCCAGGTTGAAAAAAGGGCGGTGCGCGAATCGGCGGAATCCGCCGGTGCAAGAGAGGTCTACCTCATCGAAGAGCCCATGGCCGCGGCAATCGGCGCCGGCCTGCCGATAACCGAACCCACCGCCAATATGATTGTCGATATCGGTGGCGGCACAACGGAAGTTGCGGTCATCTCGCTTGCCGGTATTGTGTACGCGAACTCTGTGCGCGTTGCCGGTGATAAAATGGATGAAGCGATACTGCATTACATTAAAAGAAAACATAACCTGGCAATTGGCGAACATTCCGCCGAAGTCATTAAAACAACCCTGGCCGATGTCATGCCGGAACAGCCTTACGCCACCATGGACATAAAAGGCCGTGACCTGGTTTCCGGCGTTCCCAAAACCCTGACCATCGACGCAAACGAGGTCAGAATTGCCATTTCAGAACAGGTTGATGCCATAATTGAAACAGTCAAGCTGGCTTTAGAGTCAACCCCTCCAGAGCTGTCGGCGGACATAGTTGACCGGGGAATTGTTTTAACCGGTGGCGGCGCACTGCTCAAGAACCTGGACAAACGGTTACGGGAAGAAACCGGCCTGCCGATCATCATTGCCGAAGACCCACTGTCTTCCGTAGTCCTCGGCTCCGGCAAGGCCCTTGAAAATATTGACGTCCTTAAAGACATCATGATCTCCTGA
- a CDS encoding NADH-quinone oxidoreductase subunit A: MEQQALFDHLDLLYVVAFCLGGLAFAIGPFIIAILFAPRGTRNIANKTSQIIECGMEPIGEAWVKFGIVYYLYALMFLAFDVDVLFLFPVAVAYNSEAGIRDFVEVLMFVGILSLAVLYAWKKGVFQWGRKTYSPQ, from the coding sequence GTGGAACAACAAGCTCTTTTTGATCACTTGGATCTTCTTTATGTGGTCGCCTTTTGTCTCGGCGGTCTGGCTTTTGCTATCGGCCCGTTCATCATTGCCATCCTCTTTGCCCCACGCGGCACCCGTAATATAGCTAACAAGACCAGTCAGATTATTGAATGTGGTATGGAACCCATCGGCGAAGCCTGGGTCAAATTTGGAATTGTCTATTATCTTTATGCGTTGATGTTTCTCGCTTTTGATGTTGATGTTCTGTTTCTCTTCCCAGTTGCTGTTGCTTATAATTCTGAAGCCGGTATCCGTGACTTTGTTGAAGTCTTGATGTTTGTCGGAATATTATCTCTGGCTGTTCTTTATGCCTGGAAAAAGGGAGTGTTTCAATGGGGACGGAAAACGTACAGCCCTCAATAG
- the rodA gene encoding rod shape-determining protein RodA — protein MFKFDRRLLQNFDWIFLLAILIIAVMGIANLYSATAMNEYFGTPVYMKQLYYYLLGFGLAILLISFDYRLFMSWNYILYAGAILLLVIALVFGSTVAGTQRWINLGFFRLQPSEPAKLVLVITLASYYYRKDTGKGFGLRELGVPALLTALPFLLILKQPDLGTALMFCFIFISMTLFVRLKWTTLATLVGSCCALIPIGWNYFLKPYQKQRVLTLFNPELDPSGSGYHILQSKIAVGSGSTFGKGFLKGTQGHLEFLPERHTDFAFSVWAEEWGFLGSLFFLICFFFLLLLGLNIALSSRDKFGVLLAFGIISLIFWQAFINIAMILGLLPVVGMPLPLFSYGGSSLITTLAGLAILMNIRMRRFMAPTL, from the coding sequence ATGTTCAAATTTGACCGCCGTCTCCTGCAAAACTTTGACTGGATATTCCTGCTGGCAATCCTGATCATCGCCGTTATGGGAATAGCCAATCTATACAGCGCCACCGCGATGAATGAGTATTTCGGCACCCCGGTGTATATGAAACAGCTGTATTATTACTTGCTGGGATTCGGCCTTGCCATCTTGCTGATCAGCTTTGATTACCGGTTATTTATGAGCTGGAATTATATTCTTTATGCAGGTGCAATCCTTTTATTGGTTATCGCTCTGGTATTCGGCAGCACTGTCGCCGGAACCCAGCGCTGGATAAACCTGGGATTTTTTCGCCTGCAGCCATCGGAACCGGCAAAACTTGTGCTGGTCATCACCCTGGCAAGTTATTATTACCGGAAAGATACCGGCAAGGGTTTTGGGCTGAGAGAACTGGGAGTGCCGGCCCTACTCACGGCCCTGCCTTTCCTGCTGATCCTCAAACAGCCTGATCTCGGTACGGCGCTGATGTTCTGCTTCATCTTTATTTCCATGACCCTTTTTGTAAGACTCAAATGGACCACCCTCGCGACCCTTGTCGGGTCTTGCTGCGCCCTCATCCCCATCGGCTGGAATTACTTCCTCAAGCCCTATCAGAAACAAAGGGTCCTGACATTATTCAATCCGGAACTTGACCCCAGTGGCAGCGGCTACCATATCCTGCAGTCAAAAATTGCCGTGGGCAGCGGCAGCACGTTCGGCAAGGGCTTTCTGAAAGGCACTCAGGGGCATCTGGAATTTCTTCCCGAGCGGCACACGGATTTTGCCTTTTCGGTCTGGGCAGAAGAATGGGGTTTTCTCGGCTCTTTATTCTTCCTGATCTGTTTTTTCTTTCTTCTCCTTCTCGGACTGAATATAGCTCTTTCCTCCAGGGATAAATTCGGGGTGCTGCTTGCATTCGGCATCATCTCACTCATCTTCTGGCAGGCGTTTATCAACATTGCGATGATCCTGGGCCTGCTGCCGGTTGTCGGCATGCCACTGCCGTTATTTTCCTATGGCGGCTCCTCGCTGATCACCACTCTGGCGGGCCTGGCAATACTTATGAATATCCGAATGCGGCGTTTCATGGCGCCCACCCTTTAG
- the mreD gene encoding rod shape-determining protein MreD, producing MRITGFLIIGALLLVIQTSILPLLPEWIGRPDLLFILVVFIGTSMETFRGTVLVLLFGLLMDIFSGLFLGLYPLLYLILFFVIKGVSRHILIEDSYYQAPLVVVSYLFTTVGLFIFCSIMAPENQFYWSWRDILLQLLIISIISVPLRHLYDRIFPVLEHKQTTVWSLRAKQRNRFKS from the coding sequence ATGCGAATTACCGGTTTTTTAATAATAGGCGCCCTGCTGCTCGTTATACAGACAAGCATCCTGCCTCTTTTGCCTGAATGGATAGGGAGACCGGACCTGCTGTTCATCCTGGTTGTTTTTATCGGCACAAGTATGGAAACCTTTCGCGGCACGGTCCTGGTCCTGCTTTTCGGTTTATTGATGGATATTTTTTCCGGTTTATTTCTGGGACTGTACCCCCTTCTCTACCTCATTCTCTTTTTTGTAATCAAAGGGGTTTCAAGGCACATTCTTATTGAAGATTCATACTACCAGGCACCGCTTGTTGTTGTCAGCTATCTCTTTACAACAGTCGGCCTCTTCATTTTCTGCTCGATTATGGCGCCGGAAAACCAGTTCTACTGGTCCTGGCGGGACATATTGCTCCAGCTCCTTATAATCTCAATTATATCCGTTCCACTCCGTCACCTGTATGACCGGATCTTTCCGGTGCTTGAACATAAACAGACAACGGTTTGGTCATTGCGGGCTAAACAGCGCAATCGTTTTAAATCGTAG
- the mpl gene encoding UDP-N-acetylmuramate:L-alanyl-gamma-D-glutamyl-meso-diaminopimelate ligase has protein sequence MLDPSLNFFPDPVKHIHLMGACGTGMGALAGMLIDSGYRVTGSDANIYPPMSDFLAGIGVALLSGYGPGNLDPEPDLVVVGNVISAGNPEAVSLYDRGLPYVSFPQAMGHYFLKGKSSIVVSGTHGKTTTSSILATALDSAGLDPGFMIGGLVQAFGRNFNIGSGDYFVIEGDEYDTAFFDKGPKFLHYQPQIAIITSIEFDHADIFDDLDSIKKAFRKLVEIVPTHGCIVACMDDPVVREIVAHAKCPVKSYGTGPDQEWSLRNLVVSRSGTRFEVLKNGEPFVEVMTAMPGMHNALNSLAVIAVLDHIGVSPEKIAQGLKEFQGVKRRQEVRGIAKGVTVIDDFAHHPTAVEATLAALKGAYDGDRLIAVFEPRTNSSRRKIFQNAYVDVFGKADMVLIKEPEPLKNIPESARFSSHQLVADLVHRHSANAQYFADTEAILNFLVKVVEPGDVVAILSNGGFDNIHERLLAMLKE, from the coding sequence ATGCTTGATCCTTCGCTGAATTTTTTCCCTGATCCCGTCAAGCATATACATCTCATGGGTGCATGCGGTACCGGCATGGGCGCCCTTGCCGGAATGCTTATTGATTCCGGTTACCGGGTTACCGGTTCAGACGCAAATATCTATCCGCCGATGAGTGACTTTCTGGCGGGTATCGGCGTTGCTCTTCTCAGCGGTTATGGACCGGGGAATCTCGACCCGGAGCCCGACCTTGTCGTAGTCGGCAATGTGATTTCCGCCGGGAATCCAGAGGCGGTTTCTCTTTATGATCGCGGTCTTCCGTATGTTTCCTTTCCCCAGGCAATGGGCCATTACTTCCTGAAAGGCAAATCTTCTATTGTGGTTTCGGGCACCCACGGGAAAACCACCACATCTTCAATTCTTGCAACGGCTCTTGATTCCGCAGGCCTGGATCCCGGTTTTATGATCGGCGGTCTGGTGCAGGCATTTGGCCGGAATTTTAATATAGGTTCCGGGGATTATTTCGTCATTGAAGGGGATGAGTACGATACCGCTTTTTTCGATAAAGGCCCGAAATTCCTTCATTATCAGCCGCAAATAGCAATAATTACAAGTATAGAATTTGATCACGCCGACATTTTTGATGATCTTGATTCCATAAAAAAGGCTTTCAGGAAATTGGTGGAGATTGTCCCAACGCATGGCTGTATTGTTGCTTGCATGGATGATCCGGTGGTGCGCGAGATTGTTGCCCATGCCAAATGCCCGGTCAAATCCTATGGGACAGGTCCCGATCAGGAGTGGTCATTAAGGAATCTGGTGGTTTCAAGATCGGGGACACGATTTGAAGTTCTGAAGAATGGCGAGCCGTTCGTGGAGGTGATGACCGCAATGCCCGGGATGCATAATGCGCTGAATAGCCTTGCGGTTATTGCGGTATTGGACCATATCGGTGTCAGTCCTGAGAAGATCGCTCAGGGTCTTAAAGAATTTCAGGGCGTCAAGCGGCGACAGGAAGTTCGGGGGATTGCAAAGGGAGTAACGGTGATTGACGATTTTGCCCATCACCCCACTGCAGTTGAAGCAACGCTTGCCGCCTTGAAAGGGGCATACGACGGGGATCGCCTCATTGCAGTTTTTGAGCCCCGGACAAATTCCAGCCGCAGGAAAATATTTCAAAACGCCTATGTTGATGTCTTCGGGAAGGCAGACATGGTGCTGATCAAGGAGCCGGAGCCCTTGAAAAATATTCCGGAAAGCGCACGGTTTTCTTCACACCAGCTGGTTGCCGACCTGGTACATAGACATTCGGCCAATGCCCAGTATTTTGCCGATACTGAAGCCATTTTGAATTTTCTTGTCAAGGTTGTTGAGCCAGGGGATGTAGTGGCAATCCTGTCCAACGGCGGCTTCGATAATATCCATGAAAGACTGCTGGCAATGCTCAAAGAATGA
- a CDS encoding NADH-quinone oxidoreductase subunit C translates to MGVQEIPAAVEAQPAVVEEAQKGEQTPDGEGAEKEKAEEGPRQPVMVTDYAAKGFHLDAEITPDKVVAAAQILNRENFFIEAVTGVDWINDQQMEVVYDFNNFSELCRVVVRVRIPRDNPQIPTICKVFSGAEWHERETHDFFGIVFEGHPDLSPLLLPEDADFHPLLKDFKA, encoded by the coding sequence ATGGGTGTTCAGGAAATCCCTGCGGCGGTTGAAGCGCAACCAGCAGTTGTGGAAGAAGCGCAGAAGGGTGAGCAGACTCCTGATGGAGAGGGTGCTGAAAAAGAAAAGGCCGAAGAAGGGCCGCGTCAGCCGGTAATGGTAACCGATTATGCTGCCAAGGGGTTTCATCTTGATGCAGAGATAACCCCTGATAAGGTAGTTGCCGCCGCGCAGATCCTCAACAGGGAAAATTTCTTTATCGAAGCGGTTACCGGGGTTGACTGGATTAATGATCAGCAGATGGAAGTTGTGTATGACTTTAATAATTTTTCTGAACTTTGCCGGGTTGTGGTAAGGGTTCGGATTCCACGCGACAATCCGCAGATACCGACCATTTGCAAGGTTTTTTCCGGAGCCGAGTGGCACGAAAGAGAGACCCATGACTTTTTTGGGATAGTGTTTGAAGGACATCCAGATCTTTCACCACTTCTTTTGCCGGAAGACGCCGATTTTCACCCATTACTGAAGGATTTCAAAGCATGA
- the nuoB gene encoding NADH-quinone oxidoreductase subunit NuoB: protein MGTENVQPSIVQSIVQLTQLDKILGLGRANSLWPMTFGLACCAIEMMAAGASRFDLARFGAEVFRPSPRQCDVMIVAGTISKKMAPAVKTLYDQMPEPKWVIAMGNCAISGGPFVFEGQYGIVEGADKFLPVDIYIPGCPPRPEALIEGILQLEEKITGTRRWPRVEAG, encoded by the coding sequence ATGGGGACGGAAAACGTACAGCCCTCAATAGTTCAATCCATTGTCCAGCTTACACAGCTTGACAAAATTCTTGGCCTTGGAAGGGCCAACTCATTATGGCCCATGACCTTCGGCCTTGCATGCTGTGCTATCGAAATGATGGCGGCGGGTGCATCGCGCTTTGATCTGGCACGGTTCGGAGCCGAGGTCTTCAGGCCTTCTCCCCGCCAATGTGATGTAATGATTGTTGCCGGGACCATCAGTAAGAAAATGGCGCCGGCGGTGAAAACGCTCTATGACCAGATGCCTGAGCCGAAATGGGTCATTGCCATGGGCAATTGCGCAATTTCCGGCGGGCCTTTTGTGTTTGAAGGGCAATACGGCATAGTTGAAGGCGCGGATAAGTTTCTGCCCGTTGACATTTATATTCCAGGCTGCCCGCCGAGGCCCGAAGCTTTAATCGAAGGAATCCTGCAGCTTGAGGAAAAAATAACAGGCACGCGAAGATGGCCAAGGGTGGAGGCCGGGTGA